AATGCCGCCGGCGCCCAGTCACTGCCATGCGCTCACACACTCGTTCGCTACGAGTCTACGAGTACTGTGTGGTACACACAACGCGTTCCCAGAGAAATACCTCTATATATTCTGGCTAGTGGCTGGGTGTGTCGAGATGTCGTTGTGTGTGAAGTAGGTGTGTCGTCGCCCCTGAACTTGCAGCAGCGCGGGAGCGGTACAGCAGCCGTGTTAGTCGCGCGGTCGCGCACGTTCACCGCGGTCTCGCCTGTCGCCTAGCGTCCATCACGCGTGTTCATTGTTAGCTCGGTTACGTCACGCGCTCTCTTCATATCACATACATTGCACTCTTAATATAATGATGTAATCATAGTATGTGTAGTGTGTAATGGTGAGTATAACGGTGTACGTGTGATGTGTCGCAGTGTCGGACAGCGAAGCGCGATGCGGGTGGCGCGCGACGCTGCGGCGCCGCTTCAACCGCAAGACGCTGAACAAGCGGCTGCCGGTGACGGCGTGGCTGCCGCGCTACAACATGGAGCAGGCGCTGGGCGACCTGATCGCCGGCCTGACGGTGGGGCTCACGGTGATCCCGCAGTCGCTGGCCTACTCCAACATCGCGGGCCTGCCGCCGCAGTACGGGCTGTACGGCTCGTTCCTCGGCTGCTTCGTGTACATCGTGCTGGGCGGGTGCCGCGCCGTGCCCGCCGGGCCCACCGCCATCGCGTCGCTGCTCACGTACCAGGTGGCCGGCGGCGTGGTGGAGAAGGCGATCCTGCTCAACTTTCTGGCCGGCCTGGTAGAACTGCTGATGGGCGCGTTAGGCCTCGGCTTCCTGATCAACTTCGTGTCCGGCCCCGTGTCGTCCGGCTTCACGTCGGCCGTGGCGCTCATGATCGCCACGTCGCAGGTGAAGGACCTGTTCGCGATCTCCGTGACCGGCACCACGTTCCTGCAGCAGTGGATCTCCATCTTCCGCAACTTGCACGCCGCCTCCTTGTGGGACCCCGTGCTCGGCTTCGTGTGCATCGCTCTACTGCTCATCTTAAGGGTGCGTTAATTTCATTGCAATATGTTTAATACAATGACatgattaatgatattatgtattaacaCTTTCTCTGCCAACAAACTCGCTTAGTTGGGCTTTTTGAACCTACCGAGTAGGGTGTCGGCACGAAGGCGTTAAAtggtttttaaattttgtttgaaagttcATAGCACAGAAGCGTAGTATAATCACCATAAACGTACAAAGTGTTAAACTGTGCATTATTTGCTGAGCGTAATACATTGCGTATTGTCGGACAATGTGTTATTCTGTGTGGTAACGTATCAAATGTGTCTTTGTTTACAGAAAATCGGAATGATCAAACTGGGCGCGAACGCGGAGGGTGGCCCGACCACCAGACAGAAAGTGATCACCAAGTGCTTGTGGCTCGTGAGCACGTGCCGCAACGCCATCATGGTGGTGGCCACCGGCGTGCTCGGCTACTGGTTCGTGGCCACGCAGGGAGAGTCGCCCGTCAGGCTCATGGGTCGGTAGTGCTGCATTAACCCCCGTAATCATTCCGTGTGATGACTGGACTTATcgtgtttttcttttttgtgcCATGCCAGCCGAGAATAATCCCAGCGGTTAGTAGAGTAGAGAGTAGCGACCGTCACACCATCGCTATATATCTGTCACTGAATCACTCGTAGATCACATAGCAGTAGTGTCGGCCGAGATCACGCATCGATCACGTGTGGGAGCGCGTCTCGATCTCGTACTAACTTCCGCTCTCGTATGCGACAGGAGCGATCCCGTCGGGCGTGCCGTCGCCGCAGCTGCCGCCGTTCAGCTACGTGCGCGCCGACAACACCACGGCCGACTTCCTCGACATGGTGTCGGAGCTCGGCTCGGGCCTCATCGTCATCCCTCTCATCGTGCTGCTGGAGGACATCGCCATCTGCAAGGCCTTCTCGGACGGCAGGACGATCGACGCCACGCAGGAGATGATCGCGCTCGGGGTGGCCAGCGTCGCCAACTCCTTCATGCAAGCGTATCCGGGCGGCGGCTCGCTCGCGCGCTCCGTCGTCTCCAACGGATCCGGCGTCAAGACTACCTTCAACGGATTATACACCGGTGAGCTCGTCCATCCTATATTGAGTGTGTGTGTTGTGTAGCCCTGTGCGGCTCTGTGCAACTGTGTGCAACTGTGTGCAGCTGGGTGCAGCTCTCGCACGACTACTGTGTACTACTGCGTACACTGACGCCGTGTTTTGTTCGACAGGTGTGATGGTCATCCTGGCGCTGCAGTTCTTCACGCAGTACTTCGAGTATATACCGAAGGCGGCGCTGGCCGCAGTCATTGTTTCAGCCATCTTGTTCATGGTCGAGTACAACGTTATTAAACCGATGTGGCGAGCCAAGAGTGAGTATTTTTGcgaattgatataatttttcctatttttttttttctacagtcAAACATTTGAACTATTTATAACAAGTTCGGCAACGTTTAGTATCagtatatataattttgaatgaaGTCGTAACAAGCtaaagtatgtataaataatttgttcagAACTGGATCTGATCCCGGGCGTGGGCACGTTCCTGCTGTGCCTGACGCTGCCCATCGAGCTGGGCATCCTGACGGGAGTGATCGTGAACATCATCTTCATCCTGTACCACGCGGCGCGGCCCAAGCTCTCCGTGGAGATGCTGAAGACGGAGCACGGCGTGGAGTACCTGATGATCACGCCGGACCGCTGCCTCATGTTCCCGTCCGTGGACTACGTGCGGCGGCTGGTGACCAAGTTCGCGGCCAGCAGCTCCGTGCCCGTGGTGATCGAGTGCACGCACATCTACAGCGCCGACTACACGGCCGCCAAGAGCATCGAGCAGCTGACGAGCGACTTCCACGCGCGCCGCCAGCCGCTCTACTTCTACAACGTGAAGCCGTCCGTGTGCTCGCTGTTCGAGGCCGTGGCCAAGCCCGAGCACTTCGTCGTGTTCTACGAGGACGAGGAGCTGGACCGCCTGCTGGCCGCCGACGAGCGCCTCGAGCCCACCAAGCagcagccgccgccgccgctctCCGGCGCCTAACTGCGCGCCCGACACACAGCGCCTCACCACTCTAACGCTACGTGTAACGCTACGTGAACGCAACTTGTGATACGCCGTACCTTACCGCGAGACGATATTTTTTGAGATTGACTTGACGGAGTGTGATATTTAGGTAAATGAgacgttattattatataagtaacaattaaaattatatgtatactgTAGATAGTAGCGAAGTGTAAATACGTTTCCCTTCGGAGCCAGCCGCTGGTCCATCGGCGCGGGCCGCGTCGATGTAAAACTATCTTGTCGTGTACATACATAGAGATACGTATATATTTTGTAGACGATTGAGTCTGAGAGCCTATGGCTGTGCGCGCTGTGATCCCGCACACTGACGCGGTGTCAGTGCAGTCAGTCGGTATAAGTGTAGGTCGCAGCGACGAGCGCGAGGACGAGTAGGGACTAAACAAAGAGAAACAGATCGTGATAGCTATCCGTAGACGTTAagcatcaatatttatttatatttgtagtaaatGAAGTACAAGTTAGGATACTATCATTACGTTAAGAGTAAGATGCAAGCTTTAACTGGCGCCGGGAGtgcgcccgccgcgcgccgcgcgccgctcgCAGCGCTCGGCCCGCAGCACTCCCGGCCCGGGTAGGATTTATCCATTATTTTGTGATCCTCTACTAATatgttaagtaataaatatattttggagaTAATAAATGAAACATGTAAACTATGAATACTATGTCTATGTGATAGAGAGGTATATGTAACGAATGTGATGTTTGTATGAATGTGATGACTGTCGTGCCGCATAACATATTAATAAGATTTCATGAATTTATTCAGTCACAGTTCCaagaacaaaatcaataaactctTTGAGAGTAATGCTAACGTGTGCTTTCATTTAATCGTCCCCCACCCCCTCCCCCCGTTAACTCCCGTTCCCAACGCATCGACGCTAAGCGATGTGTGACGGCGCCACAAGCTCCGATTCCTAGCCGGTCTATGCATACCTTGAAACAGCGCCACGCGACGTACCTGTAGCTCATATTCCAAATACACCGATTTTATATCAGTTATCCGCAAGTTGCTGAATGCAAGCAATGGCTAGTCAACTTCCTTCCTTAGGtatgactggttgtcagactttcgacTTAGCGGCTAAATTTGACAATTGTGTATTTATACGAATACAATGCGTGGAAGTGAATCGTTTGGCGAAAATATCCTATTatcaaatatctatatattGTTTAGTCCTGTTTACGCCTATCTATTACTTTAAactaacgttttataaaatcagTGTCTCAATATACGTTATAGAGGGAAGACGTGTTTCACTCAACCACACAACGTAGCAATCAATAGTGAACCTTATGCACCTATAAACATGGTCCAAACGAACCGGATTAATTGTTGATAACTGCGTCGCGAACCCGGCCGTGCGAATACAAAAGAACTGCATTCCAATAGATATGAATCATCTTGTTTACAAGTCATTAGTGAATATCGctttaataaaactatgaagttataaaaactGAGTGTTTGAAAGTGAATTATAACATCGTATTGACTGCATTTGTATGTGAATTTGGActcaaaaagttttgaaaatgaCGTCACCAACCTCGGAACAGAGCAAGTATTTATCTACGTTAGAAGATGTAGCCAGTATGATTCAAAAGGCTCAAACTAACCTTAAGAAATGCCCAAAGCAGCGCTTAACAGAAGGTTATGTTAAAACAAGACTCAAATGTATCGAAGAATACTGGGAAACCTTCAAACAAGCTCACTATAACCTTACGAAGTGCACACCGAGGGAACAGAGAGGtgttttaacatattttcttcACGAGGAATATTACACGTACGAGGACATGTATCTATGTTTACGGGGTGATTTAGTCGACCTTATATCAAGCCTGGAGTCGCAACAGAAGATGGCTGAGGCTGTAAACATGTCAACAACGTCACAAGGTGGTCAATTACCGTTTGCAAAGTTACCACGCATACAGATTCCGAAGTTCTCAGGCAAATATGACGAGTGGCCTACGTTCAAGGATTTGTTTACTGCCCTAGTACATAACACTACCATAAGCGATGTGCAAAAACTACACTATCTGAAGACGAGCGTTTCTGGTGAGGCTGAAGCGTTATTAAGGCATATACAAATAACAGAAAACAACTATGCTCACGCGTGGGGCCTATTACAAGCACGTTTTGGGAATAAGAAGATGATAGTGAATTCTCTTTTACGAAGACTATTTAGTCAGAAAAGAATTACAAATCAGACGGCTAACCACATTAAGGCTTTACTCGACACAACAATGGAATGTTTGAATAGCTTGAACAATATGAATGTTTGTACTACCTCTTGGGATTCCTTAATAGTATTTCTAATATCACAGAAATTGGACCCAGAGTCGTTAAAGGAATGGGAAGAACAGGCCTATAAACAAAACAGTGATGAGCTGTCTACGTGGGACGAGTTAAGAAGATTTCTTGAGTCAAAGTTTCGAACGCTTGAGCTTGTCACACCGAATGCAAATTCTGTAAGAGAGAAGACACAAGGCCATAAATCATTTCACGTTGCGTTAAAGGATGACGCACCCAAAAAGGCATCAACGCATAGCAGTGAACATTTACAGCCTTTATGCGCTTATTGCAATGATAAACATTTCATCTATCATTGTAAAGAGTTTGCTAGTAAGCCGGTAGAAGAACGCTACGAACTTGTGAAGAAAAGCaatctttgttttaattgtcTTGTTCCAAACCATACAGTGTACAATTGTAAACAAAAGACGTCATGCCGAGTTTGCAGAAGAAAACACCATTCCCTTTTACATCGAACTAAAGAAACAAGTCAGTCAGAAGATAAACAATCACAACTAGAACAACGAATCACAACCGCACACTTCTCAAGAGAACAACCCGGTCATCAAATATTGCTAGCCACAGCACAAATAGCAGTTAAAGCGAGTAACGGAAATACACACCTGCTTCGTGCTTTGATTGACCAGGGATCGGAGGCTTCACTGGTATCAGCAAGAGTAGTTGAACTGTTGCGATTGAAGAAGACATGCATCAACGGTGTCGTCTCTGGGATAGGAGAAGAATCTCAAATACCTATAAAACACTTAGTAGAACTAGCAGTTTCATCGCGCTTTGATAGCAACGAAATATTTCGGACGAAGGCTTATGTCATGAAAACTTTGTCGAAAAGGTTACCTGCACAAACAATCACGATGAACTGGCCACAGCTTCAAACTATAAAATTAGCGGACCCTATGTACAACACGCCGAGTAGGATTGATATCTTGCTTGGTGCCGATgtctttagtaaaataatagatGTTGGCTTGATGAGAATGCCAGATGGCATAGTGGCCCAAAATACATGTTTGGGGTGGATCCTCTCGGGTCAAAAGGAAGACATATCATTGAGTAACGAACATAAGATTATCACACTACACGTTACAAGAATGATTTCAGAAGATGATAACATACTAAAAAGGTTTTGGGAAATAGAAACGGATTCGTACACCAAAAGGAGGATACTGActagagaagaagaagaatgtgaatcacaatacaaaaatacaacagtTAGAGATGAAGACGGTAGATATATAGTGCAATTACCATTGAAACAAACGTTAGAAGAAACTATGCAAAACATTGGAGACACAAAACAAATGGCATTAAGGCGATTTCaacaattagaaaataaatttcagaGAAATGAAGAGTTTAAAAGACAGTACAAAATGGTGATTGATGAGTATTTGGATATGGGACACCTACAAAAATGTGAGGACATAGATGAAGAAGCTAATTACTTACCACACCATGCCGTAATCAGAGATGATAAAGACACCACAAGGTTACGAGTCGTCTTCGATGCATCTGCTAAAGGCACAGGAGGCTGTTCACTCAATGACAACATGTTAGTAGGACCCATATTGCAACCTGATCTGCGTAGCCTTATAATTAATTGGAGAAAGCATAAGATTTGTGTGATAGGAGACATTGTCAAAATGTACCGAATGATAAGGGTTGCTGAagaacatacaaaattacaacacaTAGTTTGGCGTAATGAAGTAAACGAAGACATATGTAGTTTCAGGTTGAAAAGAGTCACGTTCGGTACCGCTGCAGCTCCATTTCTAGCTGTTAGAACACTCAACCAACTTTCTGATGATGAAGGTCAGCAATATCCAGAAGCTTCTGCTGCAATAAAGCATTGTTTTTATATGGATGATCTCATGGTTTCTCTTGAAGGAGTCGAAGAAGCTAAAAAACTGTGTAGTGATCTAAAGGTTATTCTTGAAAAGGGAGGATTTGTCATGCAAAAATGGTCAAGCAATTCAGAAGAAGTATTAGATTATCTACAAGCTAAAGAAAATACTACAGATACCTTGGAAATAaaactagataaaataattaaaatcttaggTGTGAAATGGAACAGAAAAGATGACACATTTAAAGTAACAGTTAACTTACCTGAATTGAGATATCCAATAACGAAAAGATCTATCCTCTCTGACGTTGCTCGCTTGTTCGATCCGTTTGGATGGTTATCGCCGGTAGTCATCGTAGCCAAGGTTATGATACAGAAACTGTGGCTTGGTAAGCTCGGATGGGATAGTGAAGTACCTGTAAATATCGCAGAAGAATggataaaatatagaaaagatCTGTCTTACCTGCAAGCCATTGAAGTTCCACGTTGGTTTCATATCACTGCCCGATGCAAAGAAATCCAGATTCACGGTTTCTCAGATGCCTCATCAACTTCATATGCAGCTGTGACTTACCTCCGAGTAATTGATGAATATAACAAAGTCCATGTAGTCATGATAGCATGTCGCACAAAGGTAGCACCTGTAAAACAACTAACTATACCCAGATTAGAGTTGTGCGCCGCAGTATTGTTAGCTGATCTAATAAAGGACGTGGCCGATGTTTTGAAAATACCTgtgaacaatatttatgcttacaCAGACTCAATGGTAGTCTTGTCATGGTTACAGTCTAGTCCCAATCGATGGCGCACTTTTGTAGGAAACAGGATCGCAGATATTCAAAGAAACCTGGAAGGTAATAGATGGAGTCACGTGACTACAACCGAAAACCCAGCAGATATAGCAACAAGAGGAGTTAAGGCAAAAGATTTGGCACACCTAGAAATGTGGTGGCAAGGTCCCAAATGGTTAACCAATCGAGAGATCATCAATTTAACAACAGACGTCCCTGCAACAGAGCTGGAAATGAAACTATCAGTTCACACCCATACTTACCAGAAAGATGCACCTCTGTGGGAAAGATTTTCAACCCTATCGAGAATGAAAAGAGTATTGGCTTATTGCAGAAGAGTTTTACACACGAGAAATAAGGAGCAATCAAAAGATCATTTAACTGTAGAAGAAATGGAGACAATTTTAGtaatatgcataaaatattatcagaGTCTAGTTTATGCTAAAGAAATAGAAGATATTAAGAATAAAGGAAGGGTCAGTGCTAAGAGCTCACTTATTACATTAGCACCCTTTTTGGATGAAAGGGGTATTCTAAAAGTTGGTGGCAGATTACAAAATGCTATATTACCTGACACAACAAAATATCCTACAATAATACCAAAGGATGTTCACATTGCAAGGCTGTTAATTGCAGAAGCACACATCAGAACCTGTCATGGTGGCAatctgatgatgatgaattatCTTCGCAGTAAATATTGGATCATTGGCATGAAGTCCGCAGTAAGAAAATGTACTCGAACatgtaaaatttgtattatagaCAAGGCGAAGACGAATAATCAAATGATGGGACAACTACCAGCTGAGAGAGTAAATCCTTGCAGAGCTTTTCGTAACAGCGGCGTTGATTACGCGGGACCGGTACAGATAAGGACATCTAAGGGTCGAGGTCACCAGACCGTTAAAGGTTATATATGCCTCTTTGTCTGCATGTCCACCAAAGCACTACACTTAGAAGCTGTCACCGACCTTACAGCCCAAGGATTTATCGCCGCATTCAGACGATTCATTGCTCGAAGAGGACCGTGTCTTCACTTGTGGAGCGACAACGGCACCAACTTTGTTGGGGCCGCTAAGGAACTAAGAGAACTGTTTACTGCGGGACAAGCCAACATAACAAAGGAAATAGCTCAACTTTTGGCAAATGACGGCACGACTTGGCACTTTATTCCGCCGCGTATGCCAAACTATGGTGGTTTATGGGAGGCTGGAGTACAATCCGCCAAAAGACACCTGACCAGAATGAACCAAGGCATAAAACTAACTTATGAAGAAATGACAACACTACTGGCTCAAATAGAGGCAAGTCTCAACTCGCGTCCACTTTGTCAACTTAGTGACACGTTTGAGACATTAACGCCGCTCACACCTGGACATTTCTTAGTGGGAGAACCGCTTATTAGTGTTCCAGATGTAGATTACAAAGAGGCGAAGATTAGTTTACTGACAAGATGGCAAATCATACAACAAATGACGCAAACCTTTTGGCGGCGATGGCAATCGGAATACCTTAACACTCTCCAGCAGAGATACAAATGGAAATCAAAGGTTCCGTCTCCAAGTCTTGGcgatattgtaataattaaggAGGATGATTTACCACCTAATAAATGGTTATTAGGTCGCATAAAGCTTCTCCATCCTGGAGCGGATAATTTGGTTCGCGTTGTTACTGTGCAATGTAAGGGAAATCACGAACTGAAGAGACCGTTGTCAAAACTTATATTCTTGCCTAAAGAGTAAATACAATATGTTGCACTTAAGTAAATTAAAGATTGCATGtgtcattatattaaaatttgtttaacacaattaattaaaaagaaatttttgaattatataCAGTCCACTGGTTCTAAATTgatgttaaattttatgtttattgttataaaacagtttgttttggTGGGCGGGATGTTTACGCCTATCTATTACTTTAAactaacgttttataaaatcagTGTCTCAATATACGTTATAGAGGGAAGACGTGTTTCACTCAACCACACAACGTAGCAATCAATAGTGAACCTTATGCACCTATAAACAAGTCCTATATCGATAACTCGATCGAATCGATACCGGTCGAAAACAATCTGTGGGCTAAGCAACCGTCGTCGCGGTctttctatagatgggtgaccgcatagtggtatttgaactgagcgtttcCGAATGTTAATTTGAATGAAACGAATGTATGAAACGAATCAAACAAATGAAATGAAGTATGTAATTACATAACATCTCCCTGAGATCTTATAAAATCTCCtagaaatgatattatgactctctgaaattacataatttcttcctgaaatcttattacatctccctgaaatcttataaaatctccctgaaatcttataacatctccctgaaatcttataaaatctccctaaAACGATATTATGACTTCCTGAAATAACACAATGACTTcttgaaatcttataacatctcccttaaatcttatttcatctccctgaaatcttataacatctccctgaaaactcataacatctccctgaaatcttataacatctccctaaaacgatattatgactccctgaaataaCATATTGTCTtcctgaaaacttataaaatctccctaaaatcttatttcatctccctgaaatcttataacatctccctgaaatcttataacatctccctgaaatcttataacatctccctaaaacgatattatgactccctgaaataaCACAATGACTTcttgaaatcttataacatctccctgaaatcttataacatctccctgaaatcttataacatctccctaaaacgatattatgactccctgaaataaCACAATGACTTcttgaaatcttataacatctccctaaatcTTAgttcatctccctgaaatcttataaaatctccctgaaatgatattatgactccctgaaataaCACAATGACTTcttgaaatcttataacatctccctgaaatcttataacatctccctgaaatcttataacatctccctaaaacgatattatgactccctgaaataaCACAATGACTTcttgaaatcttataacatctccctaaatcTTAGtgcatctccctgaaatcttataaaatctccctgaaatgatattatgactccctaaaataacacaatgacttcttgaaatcttataacatctccctgaaatcttataacatctccctgaaaacaTCAACGACGTCAAATGGttgaattttcctggtagactTCTTGAGAGAGACGTCtaatggtagaattttcctagTTGATTTCTTGATGATGACGTCATATGGTAGAATTATCCTGGTTGATTTCTAGATGATGACGTcaaatggtagaattttcctggttgATTTCTTGAAGGAGACGTcaaatggtagaattttcctggttgATTTCTTGAGGGCGACGTCAAATGGTAGAATTCCCCTGGTAGATTTCTTGATGATGACGTcaaatggtagaattttcctggttgATTTCTTGAGGGAGACGTCAAATGGTAGAaatttcctggtagatttcttGAGGGAGACGTCAAATGGTAGAaatttcctggtagatttcttGAGGGAGACGTcaaatggtagaattttcctggtagatttcttGAGGGAGACGTcaaatggtagaattttcctggtagatttcttGATGATGACGTCAAATGGTAGAATTTTCTTGGTAGATTTCTTGATTATCACGTCACATGGTagatttcaaaaaaaaaaaaaaataaaaaaaaaaaaataaaaaaaaaaaaataaataaaaaaaaaaaaataaaaaaaaaaaaatgacgtcacatggtagacaTTTCCTGGTAGATCTCGTTACGGAGTCGTCACAtagtagaattttcctggtagatttcacAATGAAGAATAAACTCTGATGTATGCCGGAGTCGAGCGCCTAGTACTAGTGTGTATATGTATGTGCAGTCGGAGACGTGCAGCATGGAGCTACCGAAGCTACGAAATGCACGAAATGAACAAAATGAacaaaatgaacgaaatgaacgaaatgaacaaaatgaccgaaatgaacgaaatgaacgaaatgaacgataTGAAAGAAATGAACGAAATGGAAGGAAATGGAaggaaatgaacgaaatgaacgaactgaatgaaatgaacgaaatgaacgaaatgaacgataTGAAAGAAATGAACGAAATGGAaggaaatgaacgaaatgaacgaactgaatgaaatgaacgaaatgaacgaaatgaaagACATGAAAGAAATGAACGAAATTAACGAAATTAACGAACTGAACGAAATtaacgaaatgaatgaaatgaatgaaatgaacgaaaaaaaaaaaaaaaaaaaaaaaaaaaaaaaaaattaacgaaatgaatcaatgcaattataataaaatctgaaGTATAAGAAAAATAAGACCTATAATTTGATCCGAAACAGAAACCGCATCCGAACTT
Above is a genomic segment from Anticarsia gemmatalis isolate Benzon Research Colony breed Stoneville strain chromosome 8, ilAntGemm2 primary, whole genome shotgun sequence containing:
- the Esp gene encoding epidermal stripes and patches isoform X1, translated to MKCIKMIPRRKHNASSGSLPPPDDKHASNDYILSDSEARCGWRATLRRRFNRKTLNKRLPVTAWLPRYNMEQALGDLIAGLTVGLTVIPQSLAYSNIAGLPPQYGLYGSFLGCFVYIVLGGCRAVPAGPTAIASLLTYQVAGGVVEKAILLNFLAGLVELLMGALGLGFLINFVSGPVSSGFTSAVALMIATSQVKDLFAISVTGTTFLQQWISIFRNLHAASLWDPVLGFVCIALLLILRKIGMIKLGANAEGGPTTRQKVITKCLWLVSTCRNAIMVVATGVLGYWFVATQGESPVRLMGAIPSGVPSPQLPPFSYVRADNTTADFLDMVSELGSGLIVIPLIVLLEDIAICKAFSDGRTIDATQEMIALGVASVANSFMQAYPGGGSLARSVVSNGSGVKTTFNGLYTGVMVILALQFFTQYFEYIPKAALAAVIVSAILFMVEYNVIKPMWRAKKLDLIPGVGTFLLCLTLPIELGILTGVIVNIIFILYHAARPKLSVEMLKTEHGVEYLMITPDRCLMFPSVDYVRRLVTKFAASSSVPVVIECTHIYSADYTAAKSIEQLTSDFHARRQPLYFYNVKPSVCSLFEAVAKPEHFVVFYEDEELDRLLAADERLEPTKQQPPPPLSGA
- the Esp gene encoding epidermal stripes and patches isoform X2, translating into MIPRRKHNASSGSLPPPDDKHASNDYILSDSEARCGWRATLRRRFNRKTLNKRLPVTAWLPRYNMEQALGDLIAGLTVGLTVIPQSLAYSNIAGLPPQYGLYGSFLGCFVYIVLGGCRAVPAGPTAIASLLTYQVAGGVVEKAILLNFLAGLVELLMGALGLGFLINFVSGPVSSGFTSAVALMIATSQVKDLFAISVTGTTFLQQWISIFRNLHAASLWDPVLGFVCIALLLILRKIGMIKLGANAEGGPTTRQKVITKCLWLVSTCRNAIMVVATGVLGYWFVATQGESPVRLMGAIPSGVPSPQLPPFSYVRADNTTADFLDMVSELGSGLIVIPLIVLLEDIAICKAFSDGRTIDATQEMIALGVASVANSFMQAYPGGGSLARSVVSNGSGVKTTFNGLYTGVMVILALQFFTQYFEYIPKAALAAVIVSAILFMVEYNVIKPMWRAKKLDLIPGVGTFLLCLTLPIELGILTGVIVNIIFILYHAARPKLSVEMLKTEHGVEYLMITPDRCLMFPSVDYVRRLVTKFAASSSVPVVIECTHIYSADYTAAKSIEQLTSDFHARRQPLYFYNVKPSVCSLFEAVAKPEHFVVFYEDEELDRLLAADERLEPTKQQPPPPLSGA